The following coding sequences lie in one Rutidosis leptorrhynchoides isolate AG116_Rl617_1_P2 chromosome 4, CSIRO_AGI_Rlap_v1, whole genome shotgun sequence genomic window:
- the LOC139840712 gene encoding uncharacterized protein, which yields MVNKKSNNELLLEKFARIFRLDINEDALVSDRLVKDSSSWRFNWEWARDSRGRTATELQQLQRLHGTFSFVNGDSDKWEWKLHNKGQFSTNVFTCLLNEKLLRLNAHIVSTARNNFLPQKVNIFIWRKKLKRLPFRDELDKRGVDLDTLLCPICSSAIECVEHALLTCPFAMDVWSRVRRWWGIHNHFYSGLDDMFVGNRSLASNNAPCKIWQVIEWVCGYILWKNRNAKVFGKNSWTGPMALNKIQIKTFQWISSHPRSSPIEWTNVYRIHLDFSCLFAQEH from the exons ATGGTAAATAAAAAAAGTAATAATGAATTGTTGCTAGAGAAATTTGCAAGAATTTTCAGGTTGGACATAAATGAAGATGCACTTGTTTCGGATCGTTTGGTAAAAGATAGCTCGTCGTGGAGATTCAATTGGGAATGGGCTCGAGATTCAAGGGGCAGAACTGCTACTGAATTACAGCAACTTCAGAGGCTGCATGGAACGTTCTCCTTTGTGAATGGTGACTCTGATAAATGGGAATGGAAACTGCACAACAAAGGTCAATTTTCGACTAATGTCTTTACATGTCTCCTTAATGAAAAGCTGCTGCGTTTGAATGCTCATATTGTCTCAACAGCCCGCAACAATTTCCTGCCACAAAAAGTGAACATCTTTATTTggagaaaaaaattaaaaagactACCGTTTCGCGATGAGCTAGACAAGAGAGGTGTTGATCTTGACACACTCCTTTGCCCCATTTGTAGCTCGGCAATTGAATGTGTCGAACATGCCTTGTTAACGTGTCCTTTTGCCATGGATGTGTGGTCACGAGTTCGTCGTTGGTGGGGTATCCACAATCATTTCTACTCCGGGTTAGATGATATGTTTGTAGGTAATCGATCCCTCGCAAGTAATAACGCTCCATGTAAAATATGGCAAGTTATTGAGTGGGTGTGCGGCTACATTTTGTGGAAGAATCGGAATGCTAAAGTTTTCGGTAAAAATTCATGGACCGGACCTATGGCTCTTAATAAAATTCAAATCAAGACGTTTCAATGGATCTCAAGTCATCCAAGAAGCTCTCCTATTGAGTGGACCAATGTCTATCGAATCCAT CTCGACTTTAGTTGTTTGTTTGCTCAGGAGCATTAG